gattaaattttttctttcattttaacctatgtgatatttttataatttttgttacacAAATATTGATGAGTCAAACAGTTGGGCCGTCCTTCTCAAATGTTGGGTGTATAAATCAAATGGGCCAATAAAAGCCGCTTTTGCCTTAACGTCAAATCTTGATATTGAGTTGTTTTGGGCTTTAATCGGGCCTTCACTATAAATGTCAGTATAAATTGAAGCTAGAAATTGATGGGGGCCCAAGCATAAGCAACAATTAGGATAAATTGCCCTGATCCCTGTGGTTTAATTAGGCCATTCTTAGATATATTCTCTATAATTTACTCTTAGTATTACGgataattatgaattatttttttttctcaaaagcaACCCCTTTCATCAGGTCAAAaatgttttatcttttaaagCGCGTGAAAAAAAATCTGacttgaaataattaaaataaatcatgtAATGTGTTGTAACTTTGttatatatgaattattataaaatttcacCCAGACTTTTTGTGGGTATGTCATTTTTATGGAGACCTTATATGATTTAAATCGAACATTTGAAGTGACTatgattgttttattttgttttgttttttcgaACAACAATTTTATTAGGTTAAATTATTCACAATGTTGAACAAGAGTAGGATAAATTTCAGCCTATCCCCTCTTggttttagtttagttttaggaTGATCTCATGTGATTTAGGTGTAGTTTATCAAATATTATGTGATTTAGGTGGAGTTTTTGTCTGTCGGCAATGTTAAATGTCAAACCAATGATCTCGTGTGATTTTATTTGGCCTGCGTGGTCGTTTATGATGCTGATGTACTAGCTGGCTGCTCTATCTGAAGTTTTGTCAGCAATTTTTGCTGAAGTTATGCAGAGGAAAGCAGAGTTTACTGACCATTTCACGCACAAGCTGAAGCATCACCCTGGACAGATTGAAGCTGCTGCTATTATGGAACATATTTTAGATGGAAGTTCTTATGTCAAAGAGGCACAGAAGTTGCATGAAATGAACCCTCTTCAGCAGCCTAAGCAAGATCGATACGCTCTACGTACATCCCCACAGTGGTTGGGTCCTCAAATTAATTGAAGTCATCCGATCATCAACCAAGTCTACTGACACGGAGATCAATTCAGTGAACGACAACCACCCTCTAATCGATGTCTCAAGGAACAAGGCCTTCCATGGTGCGAATTTCCAGGGTGCCCCAATTGTTGTCTCCATGGACAATTATAGGCTCGCTCTAGCTTCAATTGGCAAACTCATGTTTGCTCAATTATCGAGCTGGTCAATGACTtttagagggtgtttggcttatccTATTTTTCAACGACTTAAATGCTGAGTTTTTAAACTGTGTAAAGTTAAAAAGTTGAGTaatgtttaaattgataatatatttaaataaatttatttttaagttattaattaatagttgtgtgtttaatttaaaagagTTGATAAGTTattagaatttgataaaaagacaaaaatagatatattgttgaattattaaaaaatatattaatacaacatatatacatattttatttttctctttaaaaaatattattattagattgatatatatataatatatatacaggtatatatatatatcgatagAAAACGCCACTGGTAATGGAAAAGGAGACGGATGATGGAGGTGTAGGTGGTGGACGACGGCAATGGACATGAAAGAGGCAATGATTAAGGCTGGAGACGACGGCCAACGATGATGGAGGAGATGGAGGCGACGACCGAAGTTGGAGGAAGGCGACGACGACAAAGAAGGTAAAGGAGATGAATAGATgggaaatataaaatttgtacgAGAAcaaatagataattttattgGTCAACGCATATAATCCCCCACTAACGTTTTGGAAAAATTGGGGGTCCAATCTTTTCCAAAATGCTTATGTAATAGCTTTTATATAAACTGAGAAGAATTACCAAACacttaaagaagaaaaaaaaaactttataaGCTATTATAATAGCTTAAAAGCGGTCAAACCGCTAAGGCAAACACCCTCTAGAACTGTTTTCGAGAGTGGTACTCCAACAATTCCAAACAGGATCAGAGTCCAGATCCCACCCACCGTACAAGTTTGTAGGAGAGGAGATGGGGACTGGATTAATTATTGACGGGAGAGAAGATCAGATCACCAGGTGAGGAATTTGACAAGGAGGTATTTACAGCAATTTGCCAAGGCAAAATGCTGGATCCGGATCTTGAATGTCTCAAGGATTGGAATGGAATCCCTCTTCCAATTTCCTAGACAAACTTGGACAAGAATTTGTTCAAATTTGCTCTTCAATTACTGTTAAAACCTGTGGATTTGGTCCTTAACGAAACCGCTGAGCTTTCTTCCATATCAAGCTGGTTGCTTTATGGATTtgtgtttttctcttttatttttcttaaaaacttatgTACAGCCCGGATTCCAGTTCGTATTTTGTCTTTTGCTCATGAATCAAgtggtgttttattttaatatttaatttgctagaaaagtcatcaaattctattttgaaatacaatatttttgataaaactcaaaattatttaagtagaaatcaagataaatatatataatatacctTAAGATGATCTTATTTGATTACCGAGATTGTGTGTTTTGTATCACTATTTAGACTCTTACTAACTAGTCTCCCAGCAAAGTAATATCAATGCTagcaaaatcaattaaaatcgAAATAATTTACTATATTTTTTGTTGAGATTACTATCCTTGCACTATCTTCCACCGCTCGTGTCTTTAATTTCGACAGAAAAGATAAATCGCAAGTAAACTTTTGACCCTTATCTAAGTCAAATATTGAACTTGTGCggatattttttgttaaactaTAGAACAGGTGACCTAAGCCTTGGCCCTCAACTTAGAGGTCCATCTGAATGTTATTGCATTTAATAAGCAATGTTCCCAACCATTAAACCTAAATTAATCTTAATGATATAGAACCGCAACTTAGAGTTTTAAATACTGCTGGGTAAATTCATCTCCTGGCAGATTGTCATCTACATCGATTAAATTGAAGATGCTGAGATCAATATTTTCAATTGTTCTTTGAAGCCCATTCTCCATCTCGAAACTATGAGTCAAATTAagaggattttgtgattttttttttttgtaaacaaCCTCTTTTGtactgttttcaatttttttttaaacttatttaaattCAAGTCTAACTATGGGACAGACTGATTGCAGCAGCCAATTGGGCAAAATGCCAGTTTTGCCTATGCTTAAAATTCGGAACTTATGATTCATCATCATTTTTTGTTGGACCATATTATTGGTACatgatttatgtatattttgtatgTTATACAATACatacaaataacaaaaatacccctTACACCTCATCATCTCTCCTCACCGCACCTCGTTACCTTTAATGAGGGAAATTTTATTATCCGCCTCACGACTTCAAGACGTCTTATCGCCTTAGGTGGgagtattttagatattttagtaTTATTGTATAGTCCAAAGTGTATacaataatataccaatagcatttttcttttttgttattaagtgttttttttaacaaatgtcTCAAGAACACCTAATAAAAAGATTTATACATCTTTAAATAAGGTCTGTGAAATTCTATTAAAACATGTATGAGTGATCAATAAattgacttcttcttcttcagagtTTTGAAAATCAATGGTCCACAATTGAGAGGAAACAAATTTAGATAcagattttcctttttcttttttttttcttgctcaaTTAATCAGGTATGGTTGGAACCCAACCATAGTGAAGCTTGCCATACAAAAGAAGAACAGAAGATCAAATGCTAGTACACATATTCCCCtgattatgtttttttattctAAAGCTTCAAGTATTTCCTGTgaagagatgtatatatatatatgtattatgatCAAGGAAATCCCATACATCtggagaaaaatataattatatctgGGTGAAACCAAACTAACACTATCTGTATTCACTGTGTAGAACTCAAATCTGCATACTAGCTAGGAGGAAGATAGGTCGGTGCCGTACAACCGAAAGGATGGTGTGGTGGCAATATGAGTGTTATTATTTTGGCTAAAACTTCTACATAAACTTCAATTGTGGTTGGTAAAACTTCACCTCACGGTTGTTTAATGGTTGTACTGGTCTTGCATTGACTTCGTAATcctgaaaataagaaaataatcatGTAATTTGATCAAACTATCAGAATCTACACTAAATAAATGCTGTAAGAATGTTAGAAATCATTTACGTTGAAGAAATTTGAATTCAGTAACAGAAATAATTGAGATGATAAAACCCTTTTCGTGGGAATTAATTACTCACGTCATGAACAGCATCACGCAGCAGGTTAACTTGCTCCCTTGAGACAGTCCTCGCCTGATGAATTCATCAGTGagcacatattaatttaattagattttcttttctgtcagttatattatatttatatacatttcaTAAGTTGGAGAAAAGACACATTAAAATGACTTATGAAATTATAGATATAAAAATGTTACTCTCGcatgaatttatataaatactCTGTAAGACTTCAATTCATTGTCTCTCTTATGACATAGTTGGCACGTAGTAAAGATGGAATTAATTGGGCTTTAGGGTTTTACCTTACTTACTATGGTCCAGACAACATTTTCAGTGCAAGGAGGAACTGTGAGAGAGCCAATGTACCTATAATACTTTAGACTGCCTACCCTAATGTGATTTGGATCAACCATACCCACAACCCTCTTTTCTTCTCCGTCCTCTGCAATGGCTTCTAGGTGTTCACTCACCTGAAAGATCGATCAAACGTAACACAGTAGTGATCCATGAGATGGCTCGATCGAGAGGAATAGCAAAGTAGGAAACTGGTTTAAAGTTTTTCACTTTTCATCATcttgtatatatgtttttaattgattCATACCTCTGATAAGAACGAATCTGGTCGTCCAAATTCGTACAAGATCCCGATCACAGCACTCCTATTGCTCTGGCTTTCATGAACCAGGTGAACTTCCAGATCAAACCTATGGTTAATTACAGACAAGAAGAGGacatttttaattagttttgcCAGTATAATGgacacacgcacacatatatattagagaaATGAAGCTAGCTAGCTTGGCACCTTCTGCCATTGATAGTGTGCTCGGATGGCGAATGCCAATGGCACTGTTTGAGTTCATACTGAGTTTCATTTATTTCAATGTATCCAGCACCACCTTCCCATTTCAACTGCATGGATTCACCAATGATgattggaaagaaaaaggaTGACTTAATCAGAAGATTACTATATAACAAAATACTTTAATTAGAAATTTTACTCAATGCATGTGTTAAACCATAAGACATATATAAACTTTGGATGGAAAAGATGGATCCATTACAATGCATGAATTAGACTAgtcttaatatatttatatactgtATATATGATTGAATGAATAATCATGAATCGATCAAATTTCACCACCTCTAAGGGAGCGCAAAATTTAATATGCTAGCAAGAAGAACATGAAAAATCTGATCCTCCTTACCATCACATCATGGCCCCTGTTAACAATGGTGGCATTAGAGGGCTTGTATTTTCTCTTAAGTTCTCTAAAGTAGGAAACTACTTCAACCCTCTCATTCAACATGTCAATTGGAGATTGCATTGTTCCTTTACCGCACATTCTCCACTCTGGCCTAATCTCTCCCCACTGGTCTGGCCCCTTATCGCTCTCTTCATAGTAATCAAACTCCCTCTCATCCTCTGCACCgagcacacaaaaaaaaaaaaatgtcgaAACAAAGATGATGAATGATGGATGAATAAGTATATGATCAAAGTAagagaattaatttttagaagcTCTAAGCAGTAATTCACAATAGATAACCTGTTTCCtgagctatagctcgcgggcAGGAAAGTGAAAGGATGACAAACACAATAAAGAGTGGTTTATACGACAAAGATTGAAGCTTTTTATTCTCCATGTTTCGAGCTTCGATTGGAGCTATAGGGTTTGATGGGTTAAGTAGGTTTTATAGAATGGCTCTCCAATGTGAACAAATAAAAGGGTAGTTGACTTGGTtggtgtttattttattttgctttaGATTTTCAACAAGTTCGAAATTAAACATAACTATGATGGCATCAAGAAGTTGATAGCCAATTAGATGCTGTTTAACCGTTTCAAATGTGACGAAGAAGACGACTTTTTGATGCTCAATCTTCTTTCTATTTTGGTGAGAGTCTATTTGATTAAGGTCAACAGTGACGAACCATATATATGACTTTAGAAAAGCTAAAAATAAAGCTGAAATTGTAGAAGGAGTCATGAGATTCTCCATATCTGCAGTTGATTGCATTAATTGCAATAACAATCAAGAAAATCGTTGATGTAAAGAGAAAGATGAACAAGATGAGAGTCATAAAAGCCTTCTTAATCAATTGTTAATAGAGTACTCTAATCAACTTCTATGAGAGTTCACacccaaattaaatttgagagTTCACACAGCAAAAGAGAATGACATAAGAATCCTCGGCAAGTTATAATATTTCCCCTCAATATAGCTAAAAGCATTaagggttaaaaaaataaaaaaaagacacaaaattgtcaaataaactaaaaattcTGTTAAACAGGTGTAATGTAACTATATGGTTATCCTTGATTAGGTGTTGATAAATGGGGATATAGAGTGGCGAAGTTTATTTCTTCTGTTGACTAAGATATGGGTTCAAATAATATTGTCAGAGCTTAAGTGATGATATTTTATTCCTAGGTTTTGAGAAATTGAGAATATATATTCCAAGgccaataatcaaataattagtcaattttgatgGCAAAATTAACCCGGAATGGGGAATGGGAGGTGTGGAGATtgattaattgttttttttaattaacctATGGAGGCATCCAGAAACGTAAATGGAAGCAATGATTTTTGTGTTGCAAAATCCCACTATCACATTCACATGCCCATCTATTCCTTCCACTCCACTTAATTTTATCacttaaatttaaatctttctatTGCCTGGTGTCCAAATTTAGACCTAAATTTAAATGCTtctcatattattattatggattcattcgagttaaattaatttcaaattataaataatactgACAAATGATGCTATTCAAATAGGATGTTACTTAACAGGTCTTATGAGAGTTGACAACGTCTTATGAGAGTTGACAActatcatttataaatatttatacttgTAATATCTGTTTTACAGATAGATTATCTGTGTATAACCGATCTAATCTTCTTATgtcaatttagatttttttttttttcttttgagatagGCATTTCTATGATGCCCTTGGACAATTACTAGCCATTAGATATCTACTGATTAATAACAATCGttagattattttaaatgtctacctgtttaatcattaattaaagGTGAAtgtagatagaaaaaaaaaaaactaaaattttgcaaggtccattttgcaattttataTAAAAGCTGTGTTAGACCTTTTATGATATTTCTAACTCATTTTAGGGGCTTTGTAATATGTTAAATTTCATCTCCATCTTCATCCCCATTTAGGCTTTTCCTTCCATTATGATATTgattttgttgagtttcaatttcaatttgatCATTATTGAGTATCTATAATATTTAACTGTTCAATTCTCAGTATTTGAATTAGTCATttcattctatttttaatttaaaattttaactttctcTTCAATAGACGACCCCTTACCATGAACTAAATTTATTATGTAAGTATCTCATTTTATTGCATTCAATTTAAAATCACACCTTATGAGTGGATCAAATGAGATTCTATTGTGCAAGGTAGGGACCAAATGGAATTTGGTCCAATTATCAATCTGATTTTTGGgccaaataatattattatatggaACACTTTGTATTGACACAGCAGTGGAAAGAAGTTCTTCCTATCTTTGAACTTGGCCTTAAAAGCCTGCTAATTCGTCCTTTGGAGtggtagatatatatatgctctttttgaattttatgtctttacttttatatttattgcctTGATGATTAACACCAAAGGTTACTACATGTGTACtaaattaatatgttcatatGATAATCTATAACTTATAGATAGCATGCAGtgcaaataaatacataaaaatgtGTATTGAAACGAGATTTATATAACCTTAAGGTAAACCTTAGTGTCTTTTATTGGTTTAAAAGCTTTATATTATTAGCAAATGtttttaaacaatatatatattctgagAATGGTGACAAAAATTCCGGATAAGTATGTATGTCataggtaatatatatatattagcagtagaatatatatatatatatatataatggataGTTTCAACAAGCTGATCATGATGctaaaatacaaattaaggaTTCCGTTAACCATAAGGATAAATACGTGCCattaaaccaaaccaaaataattttcaaatgtcTCAATTAAAATTGTTCCACGCGCGACACAATCCCAAGTTTTAAACTGCAATaatacatttcatatcatcACAAACTCCACTGCATTGGCTAGCTAGTTGACTTTTGGTTTGGGTCCAGGCGGATCTCTATTTATTATGCTAGCTAGTGCGACACAGAACAAACTAATTTGCTTCAATTAGACcagttttcaattattttaaaacctTACTATTGCCATGATATGGAAATCCCACTTATTCTTGCCTCATTTGGTGGTTAACCCATCACCAAATtttcgttaaaaaaaaaattgaaactatcGTGCACATGCCCTCGATCCCTCTAGCTGATCAtgctctctctatatataaacCACCCAAAATTCTTGTTGCTCTCCACTCCACCACAATCTCGGATCCATTTTCGATTGTAAGTCTCAGCTTAGTTATAACATTAATGTTGATGGACGCATTAAAACTCAGTTACTATATATAATCTGTTCATGTAAATTAAGATCTGTTTGTGTTTCATCTTCTGCGCTAGGTCGAGGAGATCTATGAGGTTTCTGGTGGTGGGTTTGCTCCTGATGATCATGGGCGGCTCTTGCTTGGCGATTAATAGTTATAAGAGGAAGGCTTTGATGGTGGAAATGGCGGCCGCTGATGATGATCAGAAGGGCAACTATCCGGCGGCGAGCAGTACAATGGACAACAACCACCATAACATCCCAAGGCAGGACTTCAACAATTACAACGGTGGCTCTCCCTAGGGAGGCGATGCATGACGGCGCTAGGAATTAATCAATTAAGCTCCTCATATAAGTTGGCCGATACTTAATTACTGATGCTCCTAATAAGTTGGCTTTGGTTCTAATATATACGTCCTTCTTAGCTTGTATTATACGTAATTATCTGTTGTATCGAATCATATAGTGCCAACCACATGTGTTTGAATAAATAATCTTGGCTCAGTGTACAATCCaaatcttcttctcctttgaacttaaatatatatgtacctCTTTATACATGAACTAAGAATTAAGTGAAGATTAACCAACTTTCACTTAATAATATAGATATGTTCttcaaacattttcttttttttttttttgggtatttttgaaaataaagagACATTAGGAGAAAATTGgttaaatttattctaatttgattttaactAACATccatccacatagtagaaattatATTGGagcacaaaataaatattttattttaaagttagtGAGTAAAGGCCATTGAGTGGGCTCGTCTGTGTACAGGCCTGCACGGCTAAGGAGATACAATGGTCCAAAATTAGGAGAGGCCCAATCTGAAAATGGGCTAACATGTATGGGTTCAGACCATTGTAGTAACCCATACATGGGTCCTCTATGGATGCATGTGAACATGGAAAGAAAAGGATTATTCTGGAAACTCTCTCAGACAGAAATGGGGGCAGCAAAGCATGAACATTTTGTTAATTCCGCTTGCTTACTcagctttttctttttctttttctttttttaccaTTATTATTCAGAAAACCATATGTCACATACATTAGAAGAATGGGCCGAGGTATATATGTGGCATATTATATTTTGGGTTTTACAGAGATTCTATTCGTTAAGAGTTTTAATGGATGTTGTTAGAGAGATTTTtatgtgaaatatatatatatatatattttctaat
This genomic stretch from Diospyros lotus cultivar Yz01 chromosome 1, ASM1463336v1, whole genome shotgun sequence harbors:
- the LOC127786542 gene encoding alpha carbonic anhydrase 7-like is translated as MENKKLQSLSYKPLFIVFVILSLSCPRAIAQETEDEREFDYYEESDKGPDQWGEIRPEWRMCGKGTMQSPIDMLNERVEVVSYFRELKRKYKPSNATIVNRGHDVMLKWEGGAGYIEINETQYELKQCHWHSPSEHTINGRRFDLEVHLVHESQSNRSAVIGILYEFGRPDSFLSEVSEHLEAIAEDGEEKRVVGMVDPNHIRVGSLKYYRYIGSLTVPPCTENVVWTIVSKARTVSREQVNLLRDAVHDDYEVNARPVQPLNNREVKFYQPQLKFM